The following proteins are co-located in the Clostridiales bacterium genome:
- a CDS encoding HAMP domain-containing protein: MQMKSLLTKILVLIGVPVAVTYCIAAVTSLNTVHSTVADLTTSELAAKSQAASHEIGGYFRGYMAIAGQMPTNHQFEDILINTSPGMEISSSAGFDQVKDTLHRIQQSDSENITSAWISDIDSSQMILSDGSISGSDWKIEGSPWYAKLLEKKEIVMTDPYVDAVSSATVVSVVAPVYGENKDDIIGAAGINLSVSGWKTLMENYTLGQTGFYILASDGGKIIYHPDEALLNKNIAETDLSDNIKDAIAKKITGDISFSSGGLSSHGYVSAIGDTGWVVATGLPDKDFNGPYLEVRTTMTVIFIIVLLSIIALIVLLSRRIVRPIKQLVAAADKLALGDVEVDIHPDFDALGQDEVGELTVAFAKMAENIKQQSEIAKKIAEGDLSVELAPRSEKDVLGHSMISVVKTLQNLVTEAERLTEAAVEGRLNIRGNADAFNGGYKEIIGGFNSTIEAIVTPLNTALDYIDKIASGEDLELLENEYKGDYSLLINNLNLVRTSLQSLLEESGKLTEAAAAGNLSYRAEVSKLSGNYAKIVAGINQTLDSLIDPLQVTAGYIEQIGRGEIPEKLEAAYQGDYNQIKESINSCIDGLGALVEGSNILRQMSKNDYSQTMDGTYVGIYEKMKHSINNVIATVRDTIDVVAEVADGNLSKLDELKAIGRRSEMDTLLPSLIRMLENVKMLVEETTTISQEAAGGSLSTRGDADKFNGEFRNVVSGINQTLSAIEQPVREALDVLKEMAAGNLQAVMIGEYLGDHGSIKTALNGSITNIRSYISELSGVLSEIASGNLDVAITADYKGDFIQIKNSLNHIVGSLNQVMGDISKAADRVNTGSRQVSSGGQTLSHGTTEQAGAIQELTASIAEIASQTRQNAVNAGEASTLAQEAKDYAVRGNEHMSEMLISMHDINDSSANISKIIKVIDDIAFQTNILALNAAVEAARAGQHGKGFAVVAEEVRNLAARSAKAAKETTQLIEGSIEKIHAGTKIADNTASALAEIVTGIEKSANLVKNIADASGDQATGISQINKGIEQVSIVVQNNSATAEESAAASEELSGQAELLKELVGKFRIKIDAALPEGSGPLFLSEANPDSEKPSSPRIILEDNFYDKY; encoded by the coding sequence ATGCAAATGAAAAGCTTATTAACAAAAATTCTCGTCTTGATCGGCGTACCTGTTGCAGTAACGTATTGCATTGCAGCGGTCACCTCATTAAATACGGTTCACTCTACCGTAGCTGACCTGACAACCAGCGAACTAGCAGCGAAATCCCAGGCAGCATCCCATGAAATCGGCGGTTACTTCCGAGGCTACATGGCAATCGCAGGACAAATGCCTACAAATCATCAGTTTGAAGATATTCTAATCAATACTTCCCCCGGAATGGAGATTTCCTCTTCCGCGGGCTTCGACCAGGTGAAAGATACCTTACATAGAATCCAACAATCTGATTCCGAAAATATTACCAGCGCATGGATCTCAGACATTGATTCCAGCCAGATGATACTGTCAGATGGAAGTATCTCAGGTTCTGATTGGAAAATCGAGGGCAGCCCCTGGTATGCAAAGCTGCTGGAAAAAAAAGAAATCGTTATGACAGATCCCTATGTTGATGCAGTATCCAGCGCAACAGTCGTCAGCGTGGTTGCACCTGTTTATGGTGAAAACAAGGACGATATCATCGGTGCTGCGGGAATCAACCTGTCAGTCTCTGGCTGGAAAACGCTCATGGAGAATTACACCCTGGGCCAAACAGGATTTTACATTCTCGCAAGTGATGGAGGCAAGATCATCTACCATCCCGATGAAGCTTTATTAAACAAGAATATAGCGGAAACAGATTTATCCGACAACATTAAAGATGCCATTGCGAAGAAAATTACTGGAGACATCAGCTTTTCATCAGGAGGGCTCTCCAGCCACGGATATGTCTCCGCCATCGGTGATACAGGCTGGGTCGTTGCGACCGGACTTCCTGACAAGGATTTCAACGGGCCTTACCTCGAGGTAAGAACAACCATGACGGTAATCTTCATCATTGTCCTGCTGAGCATTATTGCACTCATCGTTCTGCTCTCAAGACGAATCGTCCGCCCCATCAAACAACTTGTAGCTGCAGCGGACAAACTGGCGCTTGGAGATGTGGAGGTGGATATCCATCCCGATTTTGACGCCCTTGGCCAGGATGAGGTAGGCGAATTGACGGTTGCCTTTGCCAAGATGGCAGAAAATATCAAACAGCAATCGGAAATAGCAAAAAAAATCGCAGAGGGTGACCTTTCCGTGGAACTAGCTCCTCGCTCTGAAAAAGATGTTCTAGGTCATAGCATGATCTCTGTCGTCAAAACCCTGCAAAATCTGGTCACGGAAGCAGAACGTTTGACAGAAGCTGCGGTAGAGGGCCGACTGAACATCCGAGGCAATGCCGATGCTTTTAACGGCGGTTACAAAGAGATTATTGGAGGCTTCAACAGCACCATTGAAGCAATCGTAACACCTCTGAATACAGCCCTGGATTATATTGATAAGATTGCATCTGGTGAAGATCTTGAGCTCCTGGAAAATGAATATAAGGGCGATTATTCCCTTCTGATTAACAATCTCAATCTTGTCAGAACCTCGCTCCAATCTCTATTGGAAGAGTCAGGAAAGCTTACGGAAGCAGCCGCCGCCGGCAATCTTTCCTATCGAGCTGAGGTGAGCAAGCTTAGCGGCAACTATGCGAAAATCGTTGCAGGAATTAACCAAACTCTGGATTCTCTCATTGATCCCCTTCAGGTGACAGCAGGATATATCGAGCAAATCGGAAGAGGAGAAATCCCTGAAAAGCTTGAGGCTGCATATCAAGGTGATTACAATCAGATTAAAGAAAGCATCAATTCCTGTATCGACGGCCTCGGTGCTCTTGTGGAAGGCAGCAATATCCTGCGACAGATGAGCAAGAATGACTATTCCCAGACCATGGATGGCACCTACGTTGGAATTTATGAGAAGATGAAACACAGTATCAACAACGTAATCGCTACGGTAAGAGACACCATTGATGTCGTTGCTGAAGTTGCCGACGGCAATCTGTCCAAGTTGGATGAACTAAAAGCTATCGGCAGACGAAGTGAGATGGACACACTCCTTCCTTCTCTGATCAGAATGCTGGAAAATGTCAAGATGCTGGTTGAGGAGACCACCACCATTTCCCAAGAAGCTGCGGGAGGGAGCCTCAGCACAAGAGGAGATGCAGACAAATTTAACGGGGAGTTCAGAAATGTTGTCAGCGGGATTAATCAGACACTCAGTGCCATTGAACAACCTGTCCGAGAAGCACTTGACGTTTTGAAAGAGATGGCGGCCGGCAACCTTCAGGCAGTCATGATCGGTGAGTATCTCGGTGATCACGGATCAATTAAGACTGCACTCAACGGTTCCATTACAAATATTAGAAGCTATATATCAGAGCTTTCCGGGGTTCTTTCAGAAATAGCAAGCGGCAACCTTGACGTTGCAATTACTGCGGATTATAAGGGAGATTTCATTCAGATCAAGAATTCTCTCAATCATATCGTCGGGTCCTTGAATCAAGTCATGGGCGATATCAGCAAAGCTGCTGATCGGGTAAATACCGGCTCAAGACAGGTATCCAGCGGCGGGCAAACCTTATCCCACGGGACAACAGAACAAGCTGGTGCGATTCAAGAACTTACCGCTTCCATCGCCGAGATTGCATCGCAGACAAGACAAAATGCAGTCAATGCCGGCGAAGCAAGTACGCTGGCGCAGGAGGCAAAGGATTATGCGGTCAGAGGCAACGAACACATGTCGGAAATGCTGATTTCCATGCATGATATCAACGATTCCTCTGCCAATATCTCCAAGATCATCAAGGTCATCGACGATATTGCATTCCAGACAAATATTCTGGCCCTCAATGCAGCTGTTGAAGCCGCAAGAGCCGGCCAACACGGCAAGGGTTTTGCGGTAGTAGCGGAAGAAGTTCGGAATCTGGCAGCAAGAAGTGCGAAAGCAGCAAAGGAAACCACTCAGCTTATTGAGGGTTCGATCGAAAAGATCCATGCAGGAACAAAAATTGCAGATAACACAGCATCTGCACTGGCGGAGATTGTAACAGGGATTGAAAAGTCTGCAAACCTTGTTAAGAACATTGCCGATGCATCCGGAGATCAAGCCACAGGAATTTCTCAGATCAACAAGGGGATTGAACAAGTATCCATCGTTGTGCAAAACAATTCTGCTACAGCGGAAGAAAGTGCCGCCGCAAGCGAAGAGCTTTCCGGTCAAGCGGAACTCCTGAAGGAATTGGTCGGTAAGTTCAGGATCAAAATTGATGCAGCACTTCCTGAAGGCAGTGGACCCCTATTCTTGTCCGAAGCAAATCCGGACTCAGAAAAACCATCTTCTCCCAGAATCATATTGGAAGATAACTTCTATGATAAGTATTGA
- a CDS encoding amino acid permease has translation MTEKNLTDSGAEERTLQRGILPWHVSLIAIGGIIGSCYFLGLGLTFSEMGPGAVLIAYIIAGITIYGVMQSFAELLVNIPRRGSFVSYSREFMGDTAATGIAWAYWTNWVAYVPSEALACAVFMNYFITLPFENPAWSTFVWGIVALFLLTLVNVYHVKWFGHIESIMAIIKVLAIIVFTICAAGIFMGVIGGNLHPFTESGGFIGSQIILSGDGSTFEKLFPAGTFIIITYMIWTLVNFQGSEIVGLSAAETQSPEVNVPLACKRVALRIILIYVIPVFSLTLIVPYAEAGLDESIFAYTLGAYGLKWAAGLFTITTLIAAFSCANSGLYGTVRALYGLSVEGMAPKFLSNLNKFNTPQNATIFTIVPMWIVFLLGFASDELGLWGDAGLPLYANLLGISGFTGTLCWVAICWSQIVFRKKLKERGYDPNEVLTVKAKWYPGLAYFCNVIMIGAMILLVFEDGGMPVFVISVIATFVPIVIYVIQKKRGKIRKNITYGSDEITFDEKYPVRK, from the coding sequence ATGACTGAAAAAAATCTTACTGATAGCGGTGCCGAAGAACGTACCCTGCAGCGCGGCATTCTGCCTTGGCATGTATCATTGATTGCCATTGGCGGAATTATCGGTTCCTGTTACTTCTTGGGACTTGGCCTGACGTTCTCTGAAATGGGACCCGGTGCTGTGCTGATCGCATACATAATTGCCGGTATTACCATCTATGGTGTCATGCAGTCTTTCGCAGAATTGCTTGTAAATATACCAAGAAGAGGCTCCTTCGTCTCTTACTCAAGAGAATTTATGGGAGATACTGCTGCAACGGGTATCGCCTGGGCATACTGGACCAACTGGGTGGCTTATGTGCCTTCCGAAGCTCTGGCTTGTGCGGTCTTTATGAATTATTTCATTACGCTTCCTTTTGAAAACCCGGCATGGAGTACCTTTGTCTGGGGGATCGTTGCATTATTCCTGCTAACTCTTGTGAATGTATATCACGTGAAATGGTTTGGCCATATCGAGTCAATTATGGCAATTATAAAAGTATTGGCAATCATCGTATTCACAATCTGTGCAGCCGGAATCTTCATGGGTGTCATCGGCGGCAACCTGCATCCATTCACCGAAAGCGGAGGGTTCATCGGTTCACAGATCATTCTTTCCGGAGACGGCTCTACATTTGAAAAACTGTTCCCGGCAGGTACGTTCATCATCATCACCTACATGATCTGGACTCTTGTCAATTTCCAGGGATCCGAAATCGTAGGACTATCCGCGGCAGAAACTCAGAGCCCCGAAGTCAATGTACCGCTTGCCTGTAAAAGGGTTGCACTCCGTATCATATTGATCTACGTAATCCCCGTTTTTTCCCTAACGCTTATTGTACCCTATGCGGAAGCTGGTCTTGACGAATCCATCTTCGCATACACCCTTGGTGCATACGGCCTGAAATGGGCTGCCGGACTCTTTACAATTACCACCTTGATTGCAGCATTCAGCTGTGCTAACTCAGGATTATACGGAACGGTACGCGCACTTTACGGGCTCTCCGTTGAAGGGATGGCACCAAAATTCCTCTCTAATTTAAATAAGTTTAATACACCTCAAAATGCTACGATTTTTACCATCGTCCCCATGTGGATCGTATTCCTTCTCGGCTTCGCATCGGATGAGCTGGGACTTTGGGGAGATGCGGGCCTTCCGCTTTACGCAAATCTGCTTGGAATCTCCGGATTCACTGGTACTCTTTGCTGGGTTGCAATCTGCTGGTCGCAGATCGTATTTCGTAAAAAGCTCAAGGAAAGAGGCTATGATCCAAACGAGGTTCTAACTGTAAAAGCAAAGTGGTATCCCGGGCTGGCGTATTTCTGTAATGTGATCATGATCGGAGCAATGATCCTTCTGGTCTTCGAGGATGGAGGCATGCCTGTATTTGTTATTTCCGTCATCGCCACCTTTGTACCAATCGTGATCTATGTGATCCAGAAGAAACGCGGTAAGATCAGAAAAAATATCACCTATGGTTCTGACGAAATTACATTCGATGAAAAATACCCTGTCAGAAAGTAA
- a CDS encoding MerR family transcriptional regulator yields MEYTVQRLAALAGISGRTLRYYDEIGILKPARINSSGYRIYGKKEVETLQQILFYRELDVDLDTIKKILKSPGFDSADALRNHRSRLLEKREQLERLIENIDKSIATAEGRMTMSDKEKFEGFKKSLVENNDKKFGKEVREKYGEEAVMKSNQKVLNMSQEEYDKTVRLEEELRMTLASAMQLGDPGSEGAQKAANLHRKWLCLYWDQYSAEAHAGLANMYVEDERFRAYYDKEQPGTAEFLRDAILIYTSHSKKNTEL; encoded by the coding sequence GTGGAATATACGGTTCAAAGACTTGCGGCACTGGCTGGAATCAGTGGGAGAACATTGCGATATTATGATGAAATTGGAATTCTTAAGCCGGCTAGAATCAATTCGTCAGGATATCGGATCTATGGCAAAAAAGAAGTGGAGACCTTACAGCAGATTTTGTTTTACCGCGAACTGGATGTAGATCTTGATACCATAAAGAAAATCCTAAAATCCCCCGGATTTGACAGTGCTGATGCTTTGAGAAACCATCGAAGCAGACTTCTTGAAAAAAGAGAGCAACTGGAACGATTGATTGAAAACATCGATAAGTCAATCGCCACTGCTGAAGGGAGAATGACTATGAGCGATAAAGAAAAATTTGAAGGCTTTAAAAAAAGCTTAGTGGAAAATAATGATAAAAAGTTTGGAAAGGAGGTAAGAGAGAAATATGGTGAGGAAGCGGTAATGAAATCGAATCAAAAAGTGTTAAATATGTCTCAGGAGGAATATGACAAAACCGTTCGGTTGGAGGAAGAACTTCGAATGACACTGGCATCTGCTATGCAGTTAGGGGATCCTGGCAGTGAGGGGGCCCAGAAGGCAGCAAACCTTCACCGCAAATGGCTTTGCCTGTACTGGGATCAATATTCTGCGGAGGCCCATGCTGGCCTGGCAAATATGTACGTAGAGGATGAACGCTTCCGTGCATATTATGACAAGGAGCAGCCTGGTACAGCAGAATTTCTCCGGGATGCGATTTTGATTTATACGTCCCACAGTAAGAAGAATACAGAGCTTTAA
- a CDS encoding CoA-binding protein, with product MNNEKKMNEMLNKKVWAVIGATPNTEKTANRIYHTLKKYGYETYAVNPNYSEMEDGTKCYACLEDLPKVPDCIDFVIPPSVTLKSLEEMDPETYPNIWLQPGTYDKEIVSFAESKGFKVVHEGACAMAAVRLR from the coding sequence ATGAATAATGAAAAGAAAATGAACGAGATGCTGAACAAAAAGGTCTGGGCAGTTATCGGTGCCACACCCAATACAGAGAAAACCGCAAACCGAATCTATCATACGCTGAAAAAATATGGATATGAGACCTATGCGGTTAATCCCAACTACTCAGAAATGGAAGATGGGACAAAATGTTACGCCTGCCTTGAGGATCTTCCAAAGGTACCTGACTGTATCGATTTTGTAATTCCACCTTCGGTTACGCTGAAGAGTCTGGAAGAGATGGATCCGGAAACCTATCCCAACATTTGGCTCCAGCCTGGAACCTACGATAAAGAGATCGTATCCTTTGCAGAGTCTAAGGGCTTCAAGGTTGTCCATGAAGGCGCCTGTGCCATGGCTGCAGTGCGGCTCAGATAA
- a CDS encoding ACT domain-containing protein, whose translation MRAVITVIGKDMVGILAKVSTTCAEANANVIEVTQSVLQEFFCMVMLVDIEKMNCEIGELNERMRNNVPGMTIHIMHEDIFNSMHRI comes from the coding sequence ATGAGAGCAGTAATCACTGTTATCGGTAAAGATATGGTTGGAATATTAGCAAAGGTAAGTACGACTTGCGCAGAAGCAAACGCCAATGTGATTGAAGTGACTCAATCTGTGCTGCAGGAGTTTTTCTGCATGGTCATGCTGGTTGACATCGAAAAGATGAACTGTGAAATAGGAGAACTGAACGAGCGCATGAGAAACAACGTGCCAGGCATGACGATTCACATCATGCACGAGGATATTTTCAATTCTATGCACCGAATTTAA
- a CDS encoding PFL family protein, whose translation MLNMSDIVETITMIQDENLDIRTITMGISLLDCCDSDIDRSCEKVYEKIYRCAKDLVKTGCDIEQKYGIPIINKRISVTPIAMLVGASGGDPLKYALTLDRVAKDVGVNFIGGFSALVHKGFSPGDKELIEAIPRALSETEFVCSSVNIGTSKSGINMDAVRTMGKVVREAAELTADRQCIGAAKLVVFCNAPEDNPFMAGAFHGPGEPDCVINVGVSGPGVVRAALAKAGDDLDLTQVADIIKKTAFKITRMGQLVGSEASKRLGVPFGIVDLSLAPTPAIGDSVAHILEEIGLDMCGAHGTTAALAMLNDAVKKGGVMASSNVGGLSGAFIPVSEDAGMIDAARSGVLTIEKLEAMTAVCSVGLDMIVIPGDTPAEIISAIIADEAAIGMVNFKTTAVRVIPAIGKNEGEELEFGGLLGQGPVMKINKTSPAKMINRGGRIPAPLHSLKN comes from the coding sequence ATGCTTAATATGAGCGATATCGTGGAAACCATCACCATGATACAAGATGAAAATTTGGATATCAGAACAATAACGATGGGAATTTCCTTGTTGGATTGCTGTGACAGCGATATTGATCGGTCCTGTGAGAAGGTTTATGAAAAGATTTACAGATGCGCGAAGGATCTGGTCAAAACGGGCTGTGATATTGAACAGAAATACGGAATCCCCATTATCAATAAAAGAATTTCCGTAACGCCCATTGCAATGCTGGTGGGAGCATCAGGCGGTGATCCGCTCAAGTATGCTTTGACCTTAGATCGGGTGGCGAAGGATGTTGGTGTCAATTTTATCGGTGGATTTTCCGCCTTGGTGCACAAGGGCTTTTCGCCGGGAGACAAGGAACTGATTGAAGCGATTCCCAGAGCACTCTCTGAGACGGAATTTGTCTGTTCTTCTGTGAATATCGGTACCTCCAAGTCAGGTATCAATATGGACGCTGTCAGAACAATGGGAAAGGTTGTCAGGGAAGCTGCGGAGCTTACCGCAGATCGTCAGTGTATCGGGGCCGCCAAGTTGGTTGTGTTCTGTAATGCGCCCGAGGATAACCCGTTCATGGCGGGAGCCTTTCACGGACCGGGAGAACCGGACTGTGTGATTAATGTGGGTGTATCGGGGCCTGGGGTGGTCCGCGCGGCTCTTGCAAAAGCCGGAGATGATCTGGATTTGACGCAAGTGGCGGATATCATCAAAAAAACAGCCTTTAAAATAACAAGAATGGGCCAGTTGGTGGGCAGTGAAGCTTCCAAACGTCTCGGTGTCCCCTTTGGTATTGTAGATCTGTCCCTTGCGCCTACGCCAGCCATCGGTGACTCTGTTGCGCATATTCTGGAAGAGATCGGCCTTGATATGTGCGGTGCTCATGGAACGACTGCTGCACTTGCCATGCTCAACGATGCTGTGAAGAAGGGCGGTGTCATGGCGTCCTCCAATGTCGGCGGCCTTTCCGGTGCATTCATACCGGTTTCAGAGGATGCGGGCATGATTGATGCGGCAAGAAGCGGAGTGCTGACCATAGAGAAGCTGGAAGCCATGACCGCGGTTTGCTCCGTAGGTCTTGACATGATCGTAATCCCGGGAGATACCCCAGCAGAAATCATTTCCGCCATCATCGCTGATGAAGCGGCTATCGGAATGGTGAATTTCAAGACAACTGCGGTGAGAGTCATACCAGCCATCGGAAAGAATGAGGGTGAAGAGCTTGAATTCGGCGGATTGCTGGGACAGGGTCCTGTTATGAAGATTAACAAAACCTCTCCGGCAAAGATGATAAACAGAGGCGGGCGGATACCCGCACCGCTCCATAGCTTAAAAAATTAG
- a CDS encoding radical SAM protein produces MKSHAIIPIFIPHLGCPNDCIFCNQKKITAQTSPVTLEDMKATAERYLSTLSSSEVETIEMAFYGGSFTGIPMELQQEYLAVAKDYKDRGLIQKIHLSTRPDYINEEILENLKKYDVDIIELGVQSLDEEVLRLSNRGHDRECVFKASELIQSYGFTLGLQLMIGLPGDTHEKSVKSAREVVEIGPSIARLYPTVIIRDTDLYELYQTGKYQPLTIEAAVYTTKEMYLILTKAGINVIRIGLKSTDLISENGAVIGGYHPAFRQLVESEIAKDQMEAQLTACLSSYQCNEQGSTQDSLQGSYRFYSSGPSFSNMVGNGKSNRLYFEKKYPHVRISFHVDHSLPDGVFVLEKR; encoded by the coding sequence ATGAAGTCCCATGCCATCATCCCAATATTCATTCCCCATCTGGGCTGTCCCAACGATTGCATCTTCTGCAATCAGAAAAAAATAACAGCCCAAACATCACCGGTAACCCTTGAAGATATGAAGGCCACAGCGGAGCGATACCTCTCCACGCTCTCCTCTTCCGAGGTTGAGACCATAGAAATGGCATTCTACGGGGGAAGCTTTACGGGCATCCCTATGGAGCTTCAACAGGAATATCTGGCGGTCGCAAAAGATTATAAAGACCGTGGCCTGATCCAAAAAATTCATCTTTCCACCCGTCCCGATTATATCAATGAAGAAATTCTGGAGAATCTGAAGAAATACGACGTAGATATTATAGAGCTTGGGGTTCAATCCCTTGACGAAGAGGTTCTACGACTCTCAAACAGAGGGCATGACAGGGAATGTGTTTTCAAAGCCTCAGAATTGATTCAATCCTATGGTTTTACCCTTGGACTCCAGCTCATGATCGGACTTCCCGGTGATACCCATGAAAAATCGGTGAAGTCAGCGCGAGAAGTGGTAGAAATCGGACCTTCCATCGCCAGACTCTATCCCACAGTAATCATCAGAGATACGGATCTGTATGAGCTGTACCAGACAGGAAAGTATCAGCCGCTCACCATTGAAGCGGCAGTGTACACCACAAAGGAAATGTATCTCATTCTCACGAAAGCTGGCATCAACGTCATTCGCATCGGTTTAAAAAGCACGGACCTCATCAGCGAGAACGGTGCGGTCATCGGTGGTTACCACCCAGCATTCCGCCAGCTGGTGGAGTCGGAAATTGCAAAGGATCAGATGGAAGCACAGCTGACTGCCTGTCTTTCAAGTTATCAATGTAATGAGCAGGGCAGCACGCAAGACAGCTTGCAAGGCAGTTACCGGTTTTACAGCAGCGGGCCATCCTTTTCCAATATGGTCGGTAACGGAAAGTCCAACCGGTTGTATTTTGAAAAAAAATATCCACATGTAAGGATTTCCTTCCATGTGGATCATTCACTGCCTGATGGCGTCTTTGTTCTGGAGAAACGCTGA
- a CDS encoding uracil-DNA glycosylase, producing the protein MVTIGNEWDNVLEGEFDKEYYQELRKFLVSEYKSKTVFPSMYDIFNAMKYTAYDNVKAVILGQDPYHEPNQAHGLCFSVKKGVPKPPSLVNIFKELERDLGVKTPNHGYLEDWAKQGVLLLNTVLTVRMGQANSHKGKGWEQFTDRVIELLNQREKPMVFLLWGANAKSKAALITGKQHLILTAAHPSPLSAHNGFFGCRHFSKANEFLSKIGEDEISWELPQQD; encoded by the coding sequence ATGGTTACGATAGGAAATGAATGGGACAATGTCCTTGAAGGTGAATTTGATAAGGAGTACTATCAGGAATTGCGAAAGTTTCTGGTCAGTGAATATAAGTCGAAGACGGTTTTTCCTTCGATGTATGATATTTTCAACGCTATGAAATATACGGCATACGATAATGTGAAAGCAGTGATCCTGGGTCAGGACCCCTATCATGAGCCGAATCAGGCACACGGCCTTTGCTTTTCAGTGAAAAAAGGAGTTCCAAAGCCACCTTCGCTGGTAAATATTTTTAAGGAACTGGAACGGGACTTGGGCGTAAAAACGCCGAATCATGGTTACCTTGAGGATTGGGCAAAGCAGGGCGTTCTGCTGCTCAACACCGTTCTCACAGTGCGGATGGGGCAGGCGAATTCCCATAAGGGAAAAGGTTGGGAGCAGTTTACGGATCGAGTGATTGAGCTGCTGAATCAAAGAGAAAAGCCCATGGTCTTTCTTCTTTGGGGTGCCAATGCAAAATCTAAGGCGGCGCTGATCACAGGAAAGCAACATCTGATTTTGACTGCAGCCCATCCAAGCCCACTTTCGGCACATAACGGCTTTTTTGGGTGCAGACATTTCTCAAAAGCAAATGAGTTTCTTTCTAAAATAGGTGAGGATGAAATCAGTTGGGAGCTTCCGCAGCAGGATTGA
- a CDS encoding LemA family protein has translation MGTGIVLLIVIAVIALAAIWAISAYNGFVRLRNMVEEAFSTMDVYLKKRYDLIPNLVETVKGYAKHEASTLEKVVQARNMAADARTIEGKIQGENMLQSTLKSLFAIAEAYPDLKANTNFMDLQSQLQRIEDEIANARKYYNAVVKEFNTKVESFPSNIIAGIFQFRRKTMFEVADQTQRENVKVQF, from the coding sequence ATGGGAACTGGAATAGTATTACTGATTGTGATTGCGGTTATCGCACTGGCAGCAATTTGGGCAATTTCTGCGTACAATGGCTTTGTCCGTCTGCGCAATATGGTGGAGGAGGCATTTTCCACCATGGATGTTTATTTAAAGAAACGGTATGATCTCATACCAAATCTGGTTGAAACAGTGAAAGGATATGCAAAGCATGAGGCTAGCACACTGGAAAAGGTGGTGCAGGCCAGAAACATGGCGGCAGACGCAAGAACCATCGAGGGGAAAATTCAGGGAGAGAATATGCTGCAGAGTACCTTGAAAAGCCTCTTTGCCATTGCGGAAGCTTATCCGGATTTGAAGGCGAATACGAATTTTATGGATCTGCAATCTCAGCTCCAACGGATTGAGGATGAAATCGCCAATGCCAGAAAATACTACAATGCTGTGGTGAAAGAATTCAATACGAAAGTGGAATCCTTTCCCAGCAATATCATAGCAGGAATCTTCCAATTTAGAAGAAAAACCATGTTTGAAGTGGCGGATCAGACACAGCGGGAAAACGTAAAGGTTCAATTCTGA